The Rhizobium sp. WSM4643 genome has a window encoding:
- a CDS encoding ABC transporter substrate-binding protein, with protein MLKTQTKMQFLRCLGLASVLAAASPALALDKVSYGTNWLAQAEHGGFYQAVADGTYAKYGLDVTIVQGGPNAANSALLISGKLDFYMGGPQGEVSAVEQGIPLVDVAAIFQKDPQVLIAHPDNGIDKFEDLAKLKTLFLSKDGYLTYFEWMKANFKGFKDEQYKPYNFSPAPFLADKDSAQQGYLTSEPYEIQKQAGFEPKVFLLADNGYSPYSTMITTTQTMIDGKPDVVQRFVDASIEGWYNYLYGDNAKANELIKKDNPEMTDGQLAYSIAKMKEYGIIESGDSLDKGIGCITDAHYKTFFNEMVAIKVFKPETDYTKAFTTKFVCKSTGVALKK; from the coding sequence ATGTTGAAAACACAGACGAAGATGCAATTCCTGCGCTGCCTCGGCCTCGCCTCGGTGCTTGCCGCCGCCTCGCCGGCGCTCGCCCTCGACAAGGTGAGCTACGGGACGAACTGGCTTGCCCAGGCGGAACATGGCGGCTTCTACCAAGCCGTCGCCGACGGCACCTATGCAAAATATGGCCTCGACGTCACCATCGTGCAGGGCGGCCCGAATGCTGCAAACAGCGCGCTGCTGATCTCCGGCAAGCTCGATTTCTACATGGGCGGTCCGCAGGGAGAGGTATCCGCCGTCGAACAGGGCATTCCGCTGGTCGATGTCGCCGCAATCTTCCAAAAGGATCCCCAGGTGCTGATCGCCCATCCGGATAACGGCATCGACAAGTTCGAGGATCTCGCCAAGCTGAAAACGTTGTTCCTCAGCAAGGACGGCTACCTCACCTATTTCGAATGGATGAAGGCCAACTTCAAAGGCTTCAAGGACGAGCAGTACAAGCCCTATAACTTCAGTCCCGCGCCCTTCCTTGCAGACAAGGACTCAGCTCAGCAGGGGTACCTGACCTCCGAACCCTACGAGATCCAGAAGCAGGCAGGCTTCGAGCCGAAGGTCTTCCTGCTCGCCGACAACGGCTACTCGCCCTATTCGACGATGATCACGACGACGCAGACAATGATCGACGGCAAACCCGACGTCGTGCAGCGCTTCGTCGATGCCTCGATCGAAGGCTGGTACAACTACCTCTACGGCGACAACGCCAAGGCGAACGAACTGATCAAGAAGGATAATCCTGAAATGACGGATGGCCAGCTCGCCTACTCCATCGCCAAGATGAAGGAATACGGGATCATCGAATCCGGTGATAGCCTCGACAAGGGCATCGGCTGCATCACCGATGCGCACTACAAGACGTTCTTCAACGAGATGGTGGCGATCAAGGTCTTCAAGCCGGAGACG
- a CDS encoding LysR substrate-binding domain-containing protein — MLHSRRLLYINEIARCGSIRKAAARLNVASSAVNRQILALEEEIGAPLFERLPRGLRLTAAGELCIEHIRDVLKNYERLEGRIRSLKMQQAGKVRMVTTVGLAAGPLPEIIARFLSEHPRVFVQLRNDTGGTTANPVVSGEVDIGLGFNIPAMPGIRTLGNFDIPIGVVLPPGHQLIGPGPINLADVTQEKLVLAQPGTSLREVINLAFARLPISVEPVLETNASEMLKQLVKCGTGLTLLNPLDVITECRRGELVFRPIAEPHARYQQMKLFARARAPLDAATSLFVEYLLAELLGLVQELQAKGHIPPDVKPAAEPISHRDSKADRP; from the coding sequence ATGTTGCACTCCAGACGCCTTCTTTACATCAACGAGATCGCCCGTTGCGGTTCGATCCGCAAGGCGGCCGCGCGCCTCAACGTGGCGTCGTCGGCGGTCAACAGGCAGATTTTGGCGCTGGAGGAGGAGATCGGGGCGCCGCTTTTCGAGCGGCTGCCGCGTGGCCTGCGGCTCACGGCTGCCGGCGAACTCTGCATCGAGCATATTCGGGACGTGCTGAAGAATTATGAGCGCCTGGAGGGGCGCATCCGCAGCCTCAAGATGCAGCAGGCAGGCAAGGTGCGCATGGTGACGACCGTTGGGCTTGCCGCCGGGCCGCTGCCCGAAATCATCGCGCGCTTTCTTTCAGAGCATCCGCGCGTCTTCGTCCAGCTGCGCAACGATACCGGCGGCACGACGGCCAACCCTGTTGTATCAGGCGAGGTGGATATCGGTCTCGGCTTCAACATCCCCGCCATGCCCGGCATCCGCACCCTCGGAAATTTCGATATCCCGATCGGTGTCGTGCTGCCGCCGGGGCATCAGCTGATCGGCCCCGGGCCGATCAACCTTGCCGATGTCACCCAGGAAAAACTGGTTCTGGCGCAGCCGGGCACCAGCCTGCGCGAGGTGATCAACCTTGCTTTTGCGCGCCTGCCCATCTCGGTCGAGCCGGTGCTGGAAACCAATGCATCGGAGATGCTGAAACAGCTTGTCAAATGCGGCACAGGGCTGACGCTGCTCAATCCGCTCGACGTCATCACCGAATGCCGGCGCGGTGAACTTGTCTTCCGGCCGATCGCCGAGCCGCATGCGCGTTACCAGCAGATGAAGCTGTTTGCGCGTGCCCGCGCGCCCCTCGACGCGGCCACCAGCCTTTTCGTCGAATATCTGCTCGCCGAACTGCTCGGCCTGGTGCAGGAATTGCAGGCCAAGGGTCATATCCCACCGGATGTGAAACCCGCGGCTGAGCCTATTTCACATAGAGATTCGAAAGCGGATAGGCCTTGA
- a CDS encoding creatininase family protein: protein MMLFRLIFIPYSLSKQVTKRDDRMPTPFYWNELNTYDFAGLSPETTIAILPIASTEQHGPHLPVATDVAIATGMLAELKRQQPEDLDILVLPTQEIGKANEHIYGPGTLSLSAELLIPVWTAIGAKVAEAGLRKMVIVNSHGGNVDIMSIVARELRVRHQMAVVSTQWGRFGHPEGMVSDHESKYGIHGGDVETSLMLNFRPELVRMDKAQNFASKAEGMREQSKFLQPLPPHSLAWIAHDLNPFGVVGDASIATAEKGEAICRHQVKGFVELLHDLKAYPLSNLYVK from the coding sequence ATGATGCTTTTCCGGCTTATCTTTATTCCCTACTCCCTATCGAAGCAGGTGACGAAAAGGGATGACCGCATGCCCACGCCGTTTTACTGGAACGAGCTCAACACATATGATTTTGCCGGCCTCTCCCCCGAGACCACGATTGCTATCCTGCCTATCGCCTCGACCGAACAGCACGGCCCGCATCTGCCGGTCGCAACGGATGTCGCGATCGCGACCGGCATGCTGGCGGAGTTGAAGCGGCAGCAGCCGGAGGATCTGGATATCCTGGTTCTTCCGACACAGGAGATCGGCAAGGCCAACGAACACATCTACGGCCCCGGCACTCTGTCGCTCAGTGCCGAACTGCTCATCCCCGTCTGGACGGCGATTGGCGCAAAGGTTGCCGAAGCCGGGCTGCGGAAGATGGTGATCGTCAACTCCCACGGCGGCAATGTCGACATCATGAGCATCGTCGCGCGCGAACTGCGCGTGCGCCATCAAATGGCGGTGGTCTCCACCCAATGGGGCCGTTTCGGTCATCCGGAAGGCATGGTCAGCGATCACGAGAGCAAATACGGCATCCACGGCGGTGATGTCGAGACGTCGTTGATGCTCAACTTCCGCCCCGAACTGGTGCGCATGGACAAGGCCCAAAACTTTGCCTCGAAGGCCGAAGGGATGCGAGAGCAATCGAAATTTCTTCAGCCTCTGCCGCCGCATTCGCTGGCCTGGATCGCGCATGACCTCAATCCCTTCGGCGTGGTCGGCGATGCCTCGATCGCCACAGCCGAAAAGGGCGAGGCGATCTGCCGCCATCAGGTCAAGGGGTTTGTCGAGCTGCTCCACGATCTCAAGGCCTATCCGCTTTCGAATCTCTATGTGAAATAG
- the paoA gene encoding aldehyde dehydrogenase iron-sulfur subunit PaoA has product MEHFMPSQTQLELSRRDLLISSAAAIAVTGAVAPAAAQSPGNEMAYTSKVSFAVNGENRDLEVDNRTSLLDALREHLHLTGTKKGCDHGQCGACTVMVDGHRINACLTLAVMHEGDQITTIEGLGQPENLHPMQAAFVKHDGFQCGYCTPGQICSSVAVLEEIKANIPSHVTGDLTAQAAVTAAEIRERMSGNICRCGAYSNILDAISEVAGIRA; this is encoded by the coding sequence GTGGAACACTTCATGCCAAGCCAGACACAACTGGAACTTTCCCGTCGAGATCTACTTATCTCGTCGGCCGCAGCGATTGCGGTCACCGGAGCCGTCGCGCCCGCAGCGGCACAGTCCCCAGGAAATGAAATGGCCTATACATCGAAAGTTTCTTTCGCGGTCAACGGCGAGAACCGTGATCTCGAGGTCGACAACAGAACGTCGCTGCTCGACGCGCTGCGCGAGCACCTGCATCTCACAGGCACGAAAAAGGGATGCGACCACGGCCAATGCGGTGCATGCACCGTGATGGTCGACGGCCACCGCATCAACGCCTGCCTGACGCTGGCGGTGATGCACGAAGGCGATCAAATCACCACGATCGAAGGCCTCGGCCAGCCTGAAAACCTTCATCCGATGCAGGCGGCCTTCGTCAAGCATGACGGCTTCCAGTGCGGCTACTGCACGCCGGGACAGATCTGTTCCTCCGTGGCCGTGCTCGAGGAGATCAAGGCGAACATACCGAGCCACGTCACCGGCGACCTTACGGCTCAGGCGGCTGTCACTGCGGCCGAGATCCGCGAACGCATGAGCGGTAACATCTGTCGATGCGGCGCCTATTCCAACATTCTCGATGCCATTTCGGAAGTCGCGGGGATAAGAGCATGA
- a CDS encoding FAD binding domain-containing protein: MRAFTYERASSVEAAAKAAALNPETKFIAGGTNLLDLMKLEIETPTHLIDVNGVGLDKIEPTPEGGLRIGALVRNTDLAAHETVRRDYGLLSRALVAGASGQLRNKATTAGNLLQRTRCPYFYDTNQPCNKRQPGSGCSAIGGFSRQHAVVGTSESCIATHPSDMAIAMRALDAVVETVKADGSRRAIAIADLHRLPGDTPHLETVLERGEFITAVLLPPPIGGKHIYRKVRDRASYAFALVSVGAVIQSDGTGRIAVGGVAHKPWRIEAAEAELPKGARAAAGVLLADAHPTEQNRFKVDLVERTLGAVIAEARG; the protein is encoded by the coding sequence ATGAGAGCCTTTACCTATGAACGCGCCTCGTCCGTCGAGGCCGCGGCCAAGGCGGCCGCCTTAAATCCTGAGACCAAGTTCATCGCCGGCGGCACCAATCTCCTCGACCTGATGAAGCTCGAGATCGAGACGCCGACGCATCTGATCGACGTCAACGGTGTCGGCCTCGACAAGATCGAACCCACGCCGGAGGGCGGGCTGCGCATCGGCGCCTTGGTCCGCAACACCGATCTTGCCGCCCATGAGACCGTTCGCCGTGACTACGGCCTGCTCTCCAGGGCCCTGGTCGCCGGCGCCTCCGGGCAATTGCGCAACAAGGCAACCACGGCCGGCAACCTTCTGCAGCGCACGCGCTGTCCCTATTTCTATGACACGAACCAGCCGTGCAACAAGCGGCAGCCCGGCAGCGGCTGTTCCGCCATCGGCGGCTTCAGCCGCCAGCATGCCGTCGTCGGCACCAGCGAATCCTGCATCGCCACGCATCCGAGTGACATGGCCATCGCCATGCGGGCGCTCGATGCTGTTGTGGAAACCGTCAAGGCCGACGGCAGTCGCCGCGCGATTGCGATTGCCGACCTTCACCGGTTGCCCGGCGACACGCCCCATTTGGAGACCGTTCTCGAGCGCGGCGAGTTCATCACGGCGGTCCTGCTGCCGCCCCCGATCGGCGGCAAGCACATCTATCGTAAAGTCCGAGACCGCGCCTCCTATGCCTTCGCACTCGTCTCGGTCGGAGCCGTAATCCAATCGGACGGCACAGGACGGATCGCCGTCGGCGGCGTCGCCCACAAGCCATGGCGCATCGAGGCAGCCGAAGCCGAGCTGCCGAAAGGCGCGCGGGCGGCGGCAGGCGTTCTTCTTGCCGATGCCCATCCGACCGAACAGAACCGTTTCAAGGTCGATCTGGTCGAGCGCACGCTCGGCGCCGTCATTGCCGAAGCAAGGGGTTGA
- the paoC gene encoding aldehyde oxidoreductase molybdenum-binding subunit PaoC: MQFDTPATTNPIDNLKVVGQPIHRIDGQLKTTGRAMYAYEWHDPNMRYAYGYPVGAAIAKGRITSMDVSAAKTAPGVLAVVTTLDVGERKKGKFNTAKLFGGDEVQHYHQTVAVVVAESFEQARAAAALVKVDYAEEKGVYDLGQAKDKAVKPDQSQQPDTAVGDFEAAFRSAPVTLDATYTTPDQSHSMMEPHASIAAWSGDELTVWTSSQMIDWWRTDLATTLGIDKEKVHLMSPFIGGGFGGKLFLRADAVLAAFGAKAVGRPVKVALPRPLMPNNTTHRPATIQRIRIGTERDGKITAIAHESWSGDQPGGQLETAVNQTRLLYAGANRMTAMRLATLHLPEGNAMRAPGEAPGLMALEIAIDEIAEKVEIDPVQFRIVNDTQVDPEKPERPFSQRNLIGCLTLGAERFGWGQRGRPGSKREGNWLVGMGVAAAFRNNLVLPSGARVKLDQEGVVTVETDMTDIGTGSYTIIAQTAAEMMGVTIDKVAVQLGDSRFPVSAGSGGQFGANSSTSGVYAACVKLREAIAKKLGFNSEDVVFENGEVRSGNRSVPLAEAAGPDGLVGEDTIKWGELTETHQQSTFGAHFVEVGVDIATGESRIRKMLAVCAAGRILNPITARGQVIGAMTMGAGAALSEELAVDTRRGFFVNHDLASYEVAVHADIPHQEVIFMDETDPMSSPMKAKGVGELGLCGVAAAIANAVYNATGVRVRHYPLRLDKLIGGLPDVA, from the coding sequence ATGCAGTTCGATACGCCAGCGACAACCAACCCGATCGACAATCTGAAGGTCGTCGGACAGCCGATCCACCGGATCGACGGTCAGCTCAAGACGACCGGGCGGGCAATGTATGCTTATGAGTGGCACGATCCGAATATGCGCTACGCCTATGGTTATCCGGTTGGCGCGGCCATCGCCAAGGGCCGCATCACCTCCATGGACGTTTCCGCCGCCAAGACGGCTCCGGGTGTGCTTGCCGTCGTGACGACACTCGACGTCGGCGAACGGAAGAAGGGCAAGTTCAACACCGCCAAGCTCTTCGGCGGCGACGAGGTTCAGCACTATCACCAGACAGTCGCCGTCGTCGTTGCCGAGAGCTTCGAGCAGGCGCGTGCCGCAGCCGCTCTGGTCAAGGTCGACTACGCCGAAGAAAAGGGTGTGTACGATCTCGGCCAGGCAAAGGATAAAGCCGTCAAGCCGGACCAATCGCAGCAGCCCGATACCGCAGTCGGCGATTTCGAGGCTGCCTTCAGGTCAGCGCCCGTCACTCTGGACGCGACCTACACGACGCCCGACCAATCCCATTCCATGATGGAGCCGCATGCTTCCATCGCTGCCTGGAGCGGCGATGAACTGACGGTGTGGACGTCAAGTCAGATGATCGACTGGTGGCGCACGGATCTGGCGACCACACTCGGCATCGACAAGGAAAAGGTCCATCTGATGTCGCCGTTCATCGGCGGCGGGTTCGGCGGCAAGCTCTTCCTGCGAGCCGACGCCGTGCTTGCCGCGTTCGGAGCAAAGGCGGTCGGGCGGCCGGTCAAAGTCGCTCTTCCACGACCGCTCATGCCGAACAACACAACTCATCGGCCGGCGACAATCCAGCGGATCCGTATTGGAACCGAGCGTGACGGCAAGATAACCGCCATTGCGCACGAAAGTTGGTCCGGCGACCAACCCGGCGGTCAGCTTGAGACCGCCGTCAATCAGACCCGTCTTCTCTATGCCGGGGCGAACCGCATGACCGCGATGCGGCTGGCAACACTTCACCTTCCAGAGGGCAACGCCATGCGCGCTCCGGGCGAAGCCCCCGGACTGATGGCGCTCGAAATCGCCATCGACGAGATTGCCGAAAAAGTTGAGATCGATCCCGTGCAGTTTCGGATCGTCAACGACACGCAGGTCGATCCGGAGAAGCCGGAGCGGCCTTTTTCCCAGCGCAATCTCATCGGCTGCCTCACGCTCGGTGCAGAGCGGTTTGGCTGGGGTCAACGGGGAAGACCAGGTTCCAAACGGGAGGGAAACTGGCTGGTCGGCATGGGCGTAGCCGCTGCCTTCCGCAACAACCTCGTGCTTCCTTCCGGAGCAAGGGTGAAGCTCGACCAAGAAGGCGTCGTGACGGTTGAAACCGACATGACCGATATCGGCACCGGCAGCTACACCATCATCGCCCAGACGGCCGCCGAAATGATGGGTGTCACGATCGACAAGGTTGCCGTCCAGCTCGGCGACTCGCGTTTTCCTGTTTCGGCAGGCTCCGGCGGACAGTTCGGTGCGAACTCTTCCACGTCTGGCGTCTATGCAGCCTGCGTCAAGCTGCGTGAAGCCATTGCCAAGAAGCTCGGCTTCAATTCCGAAGACGTCGTCTTCGAGAACGGAGAGGTCCGCTCGGGCAATCGTTCGGTGCCCCTTGCCGAGGCTGCCGGTCCGGATGGCCTTGTCGGCGAGGACACGATCAAGTGGGGTGAGCTCACCGAGACCCATCAGCAATCGACGTTCGGAGCGCACTTCGTGGAGGTTGGCGTCGACATTGCCACCGGTGAGAGCCGCATCCGCAAGATGCTCGCAGTCTGCGCGGCGGGCCGCATCCTCAACCCGATCACTGCCCGCGGCCAGGTCATCGGCGCGATGACGATGGGGGCCGGCGCAGCGCTGTCGGAGGAATTGGCGGTCGATACCCGCCGCGGCTTCTTCGTCAATCACGACCTCGCCAGCTACGAAGTCGCGGTGCATGCCGACATTCCGCACCAGGAGGTGATCTTCATGGACGAGACCGATCCGATGTCCTCGCCGATGAAGGCCAAGGGCGTCGGCGAACTCGGCCTTTGCGGCGTTGCGGCAGCGATCGCCAACGCCGTTTACAATGCGACCGGCGTCAGGGTTCGGCACTACCCGCTGAGGCTTGACAAGCTGATCGGCGGCCTGCCGGACGTGGCGTGA
- a CDS encoding XdhC family protein encodes MDQTLAPVTAPIPVRASSTDDPAELLRFAIDAHGLGAAALATLVDIRGGAARALGAHMVVAADGRFCGYVSGGCVEAAVASEALLAMAQGRDRMVKFGDGSPFFDIVLPCGGGISVAIHVLKDVAALRHVLERLERRQAAGLAYSPERQALEPVEPLPRTCWLERDFLTVYRPRTRVLISGQTIEAQAVVRLAEASGYDVIAVPPGGVRPVADIIDPFTAIVLLHHELDAEAAILETALASPGFYIGALGSTRTHRRRVERLRAMPFRRDDIARIKAPIGMFGPTRDATSLALSVLADIAAARLVAYA; translated from the coding sequence ATGGATCAGACACTTGCACCCGTCACGGCGCCAATTCCCGTCAGAGCCTCGTCCACCGACGACCCTGCGGAACTGCTTCGCTTCGCGATAGACGCCCATGGTCTTGGCGCGGCGGCACTTGCCACCCTCGTCGACATCCGGGGCGGGGCTGCACGCGCGCTCGGCGCTCATATGGTGGTCGCCGCAGACGGGCGGTTCTGCGGCTATGTCTCCGGCGGATGTGTCGAAGCCGCCGTCGCTTCCGAAGCGCTTCTGGCAATGGCGCAAGGGCGCGACCGCATGGTCAAGTTCGGCGACGGCTCGCCCTTCTTCGACATCGTCCTTCCCTGTGGTGGAGGAATCTCTGTCGCAATCCATGTCCTGAAAGATGTCGCAGCTTTGCGGCATGTGCTGGAGCGTCTCGAACGCAGGCAGGCAGCCGGCCTTGCATATTCGCCAGAGCGCCAGGCGCTCGAACCGGTAGAACCGCTGCCACGGACGTGCTGGCTCGAACGAGATTTCCTGACCGTCTACCGTCCCCGTACCCGCGTCCTCATTTCCGGGCAGACGATCGAAGCGCAAGCCGTCGTACGACTGGCCGAGGCTTCCGGCTACGACGTGATTGCCGTGCCGCCGGGCGGCGTCCGGCCGGTTGCCGACATCATCGATCCCTTCACGGCCATCGTGCTCCTGCATCATGAGCTTGACGCCGAAGCTGCCATTCTCGAGACCGCACTTGCCTCGCCTGGGTTCTACATCGGCGCGCTCGGCAGCACCCGGACGCATCGTCGACGTGTCGAGCGGCTGAGAGCCATGCCTTTCAGACGGGACGACATCGCTCGCATCAAGGCGCCTATCGGGATGTTCGGCCCGACACGGGATGCAACGTCGCTCGCCCTGTCGGTTCTGGCTGATATCGCCGCGGCAAGACTGGTGGCTTATGCCTAA
- a CDS encoding nucleotidyltransferase family protein, whose product MPKASVAIVVLAAGKASRMGEGGKHKLLAEFDGVPLVRRSALIALGADAGSVIVVTGHRRSEIEAALDGLDLTFIDNPDYASGMASSLMAGVSSKWADGADGILVMLADMPGLSTAHLDALIFAFRNAGGEAAVRAVSRGKPGNPVILPRALKQAVLRLEGDVGARDIIATSGLPVLDVDVGDAACLDVDTPDDIVAAGGAMKN is encoded by the coding sequence ATGCCTAAGGCGTCGGTCGCGATCGTCGTTCTCGCTGCCGGCAAGGCAAGCCGGATGGGTGAGGGCGGGAAACACAAGTTGCTGGCCGAATTCGACGGCGTGCCGCTCGTGAGGCGGTCGGCATTGATCGCGCTCGGTGCGGATGCCGGATCCGTCATTGTCGTCACCGGCCATCGCAGGAGCGAGATCGAGGCCGCGCTCGATGGGCTCGATCTGACTTTCATCGATAATCCCGACTACGCCAGCGGCATGGCGAGTTCGCTGATGGCAGGTGTCTCATCAAAGTGGGCCGACGGCGCCGACGGCATTCTCGTCATGCTGGCCGATATGCCCGGCCTTTCCACCGCACATCTCGATGCCTTGATTTTCGCATTTCGCAATGCGGGCGGCGAGGCTGCCGTGCGCGCCGTCTCACGCGGCAAGCCCGGCAATCCCGTTATTCTGCCGCGTGCTCTCAAACAGGCAGTGCTGAGACTTGAGGGCGACGTCGGCGCGCGCGATATCATTGCGACGTCAGGGCTGCCCGTGCTCGATGTCGATGTCGGCGATGCGGCTTGCCTCGACGTCGATACGCCGGACGATATCGTGGCCGCCGGTGGCGCAATGAAGAACTAG
- a CDS encoding GFA family protein: MQTVVLTGGCQCGAVRYALEEPPQNVHICHCRMCQKAVGGPFAIICPVMKPAFRLTRGAISYFRSSDVGRRGFCRDCGTPLTFDYPDGDDIGVLVGTLDEPDRAPPENQYGNESRVSWYANLAQVPGERPTYADDPQMLHRISSTNHQHPDHDTDHWPPSG, encoded by the coding sequence ATGCAGACCGTCGTTCTAACGGGTGGCTGCCAATGTGGCGCCGTGCGGTACGCGCTGGAGGAGCCGCCGCAAAACGTCCATATCTGCCACTGCCGGATGTGCCAGAAGGCTGTGGGCGGTCCGTTCGCGATCATCTGCCCGGTGATGAAGCCCGCTTTTCGCCTGACGCGTGGCGCAATCAGCTATTTTCGCAGCTCGGACGTCGGCCGACGTGGTTTTTGCCGTGACTGTGGCACCCCACTCACCTTCGATTATCCCGATGGTGACGACATCGGAGTTTTGGTCGGTACCCTCGATGAGCCCGATCGGGCGCCGCCCGAAAACCAATATGGCAACGAGAGCCGGGTATCCTGGTACGCCAACCTGGCCCAAGTGCCGGGCGAGCGACCGACCTACGCCGACGATCCCCAGATGTTGCACCGGATCAGCAGCACCAATCATCAGCATCCTGACCATGATACCGACCATTGGCCGCCGTCCGGCTAA
- a CDS encoding nucleoside 2-deoxyribosyltransferase gives MTKKVYLAGPEVFLPNAREMLDRKAALAREAGLIPLSPGDLEIPHTNSKRERAAAINAVDEKMMIEADAIIANLTPFRGIAADTGTAFELGFMCASGKPVFAYTNVARDHSGRVSDLYGGAIAYDGDGRLRDPNGIAVEDFGLADNLMLHAGIERRGGVLIVGDAARDALYTDLAAFKACLAVAVEKLRSGAQ, from the coding sequence ATGACAAAAAAAGTTTATCTCGCCGGTCCGGAGGTCTTCCTTCCCAATGCCCGTGAAATGCTCGACCGCAAGGCGGCACTTGCCCGTGAGGCGGGACTTATCCCGCTGTCGCCCGGCGATCTGGAAATCCCGCACACAAACTCGAAGCGCGAGCGGGCGGCTGCGATAAACGCGGTGGACGAGAAGATGATGATTGAGGCTGACGCCATCATCGCCAACCTGACGCCCTTTCGCGGCATTGCGGCCGATACAGGGACAGCCTTCGAACTCGGCTTTATGTGCGCAAGCGGTAAGCCTGTATTCGCCTACACGAATGTGGCTCGCGATCACAGCGGGCGAGTGAGCGATCTTTATGGCGGGGCCATCGCCTATGATGGCGACGGTCGATTGCGAGACCCGAATGGAATTGCGGTCGAGGATTTCGGCCTGGCCGACAATCTGATGCTGCACGCCGGGATCGAGCGGCGCGGTGGTGTCCTCATCGTCGGAGACGCGGCGCGGGATGCGCTCTATACGGATCTTGCCGCGTTCAAGGCCTGTCTTGCCGTCGCCGTTGAAAAACTGCGCTCAGGCGCTCAATAA